A window of Castanea sativa cultivar Marrone di Chiusa Pesio chromosome 1, ASM4071231v1 contains these coding sequences:
- the LOC142615779 gene encoding protein REDUCED CHLOROPLAST COVERAGE 2 has protein sequence MAPKTGKAKPHKAKAEKKKKEEKVLPNVIEITIEIPEDTHVTLKGISTDKILDVRKLLGVHVETCHLTNFSLSHEVRGPRLKDSVDILSLKPCHLTIVEEEYTEELAIAHIRRLLDIVACTTFFGTPSSSSPKPAPRPQPKEPGPADAEASDNAGDHPAPKPADKKPGPGLHVAPDANDKADVSMCPPPRLGEFYDFFSFSHLTPPLHYIRRSTRPFLEDKTEDDFFQIDVRVCSGKPTTIVASRNGFYPAGKRLLLSHSLVGLLQQISRAFDAAYKGLMKGFTEHNKFGNLPYGFRANTWVVPPVVADNPSVFPSLPTEDDKWGGNGGGQGRDGKHDCRQWAKEFAILAAMPCKTAEERQIRDRKAFLLHSLFVDVSVLKAVAAIKHLMDSNKCSLNDPAISILHEERVGDLIIKLTRDVPDASTKLDCKNDGSQVLGMSQEKLAQRNLLKGITADESATVHDTSTLSVVVVRHCGYTAVVKVSDEVNWEGNPIPQDIDIEDQPDGGANALNVNSLRMLLHKPPMPQSSSTGQRFQSSDIENLRASRSLVRKILEGSLQKLQEEPTKQTRSIRWELGACWVQHLQNQASGKTESKKPEEAKSEPAVKGLGKQGGLLKEIKRKTDVRSTKTELGKEVSMSNNPDINNKSDYISQKELEKQDEEKEMMWKKLLPEPAYLRLKESETGLHHKLPDELIEMAHKYYADTALPKLVADFGSLELSPVDGRTLTDFMHTRGLQMCSLGRVVELADKLPHVQSLCIHEMVVRAYKHILQAVVAAVDNGADLAASIASCLNLLLGTPSPEDPDADVTNDDNIKWKWVEAFLLKRFSWHWKYESSQDLRKFSILRGLCHKVGLELVPRDYDMDSTSPFRKSDIISMVPVYKHVACSSADGRTLLESSKTSLDKGKLEDAVNYGTKALSKLVSVCGPYHRMTAGAYSLLAVVLYHTGDFNQATIYQQKALDINERELGLDHPDTMKSYGDLAVFYYRLQHTELALKYVNRALYLLHLTCGPSHPNTAATYINVAMMEEGLGNVHVALRYLHEALKCNQRLLGADHIQTAASYHAIAIALSLMEAYSLSVQHEQTTLQILQAKLGSEDLRTQDAAAWLEYFESKALEQQEAARHGTPKPDASISSKGHLSVSDLLDYITPDADMRARDAQRKARAKVKGKLDQNGETVSDEYQKDEILSPSHPSAENASDKENKSESQFAEPRDDKPDSSLSDQLILNKNDDVAQDDTSDEGWQEAVPKGRSPTARKSSSKRPSLAKLNTNFMNLPPSSRYRGKSTNFASPRATQNEPVASSGPAPPVMKKFVKSASFSPKLNNSSPSTAVAEKIANPKSAPATPASTSQAAKAAHVASSISVQAAGKLFSYKEVALAPPGTIVKAVVEQLPKGNVPNEQNPQVSQEAAVTEVTRGEVTKVKDVEEETVENPKAEKQLQVSKEESKSAINEEEKQETKVKVSAATKPLKVVKNGSQDMVVKGDKVELKSDAVKDNEAETGNVVVLKVENPDTSVDSNTSSLRSEVLETVVQDGCQATSTDSGSALIEKITVLPDKYASISKEKVAEGDENQHDLSDGGISEKQDEAETGKETAKKLSAAAPPFNPSTIPVFGSVPVPGFKDHGGILPPPINIPPIIPVIPVRRSPHQSATARVPYGPRLSGGYNRSGNRVPRNKASFHNGENTGDGNQFSPPTMMNPHAAEFVPGHPWLPNGYPVSPNGYLASPNGIPVSPNGFPISPNGVLVSPNGYPASLNGGIPVTQNGFLASPVNSLESPTVANVDTTVENKNEAPVEVSTAESPTDVAHEKQPIEPKVQEDEAADNENSHPEIVEKTTDTVPVAGDTVVATETCSVAVIEEKQTKCWGDYSDSESEVVEVTS, from the exons ATGGCTCCCAAAACAGGCAAGGCGAAACCACATAAAGCCAaggcagagaagaagaaaaaggaagagaaag TTTTGCCAAATGTAATTGAGATTACCATTGAAATACCAGAAGACACACATGTGACGCTCAAG GGAATCTCCACGGACAAGATCTTAGACGTGAGAAAACTTTTAGGTGTCCATGTCGAAACATGTCATTTAACCAACTTCTCCTTATCACACGAG GTGCGAGGACCACGTCTGAAAGATTCAGTGGACATCCTTTCGCTCAAACCCTGCCATCTCACCATCGTTGAAG AGGAGTACACGGAAGAGTTAGCAATCGCTCACATCCGGAGACTCCTGGACATTGTGGCCTGCACCACCTTCTTCGGCACTCCTTCCTCGTCTTCGCCCAAACCTGCGCCACGACCCCAGCCCAAAGAGCCTGGACCGGCTGACGCTGAAGCTTCAGACAATGCCGGAGACCATCCCGCTCCCAAGCCGGCCGACAAGAAACCGGGTCCCGGACTCCACGTGGCACCCGATGCCAACGACAAAGCTGACGTGTCGATGTGTCCGCCGCCGAGGCTCGGAGAGTTCTACGACTTCTTCTCCTTCTCGCATCTCACTCCGCCTCTCCACT ATATTCGGAGATCTACTCGTCCTTTCCTTGAAGATAAAACAGAAGATGATTTCTTTCAAATTGAT GTTCGAGTTTGCAGTGGGAAGCCAACGACAATTGTTGCTTCCAGAAATGGTTTCTACCCTGCTGGAAAACGCCTTCTTCTCAGTCACTCTTTGGTTGGTCTGCTGCAACAGATAAGCAGGGCTTTCGATGCT GCATACAAAGGCCTTATGAAAGGTTTCACAGAGCACAATAAA TTTGGCAATCTTCCTTATGGTTTTCGGGCAAACACATGGGTTGTCCCTCCAGTTGTTGCTGATAATCCATCTGTTTTCCCGTCACTTCCCACCGAAGACGATAAGTGGGGAGGCAATGGGGGTGGGCAGGGAAGAGATGGAAAGCATGATTGCAGGCAGTGGGCAAAGGAGTTTGCCATACTGGCAGCGATGCCTTGTAAAACAGCAGAAGAGAGGCAGATTCGAGATAGGAAAGCCTTTCTGCTTCACAGTTTATTTGTCGACGTTTCAGTTCTTAAAGCTGTTGCAGCAATTAAGCATCTCATGGACAGTAATAAATGCTCTTTAAATGATCCCGCCATTTCAATCTTGCATGAGGAAAGAGTTGGAGATTTAATTATTAAGCTGACAAGAGATGTGCCTGATGCGAGTACAAAGTTGGATTGCAAAAATGATGGGAGTCAGGTTCTGGGAATGTCACAGGAAAAGCTTGCTCAGAGAAATTTACTAAAAGGCATAACTGCTGATGAGAGCGCTACTGTTCAT GATACTTCTACTTTAAGTGTAGTGGTAGTTAGACATTGTGGATACACAGCTGTTGTGAAAGTTTCAGACGAAGTGAATTGGGAGGGGAATCCCATTCCACAAGACATTGACATTGAGGACCAGCCTGACGGAGGTGCCAATGCCTTGAATGTCAACAG CTTGAGAAtgctattacacaagccacctATGCCTCAATCATCTAGTACAGGCCAACGATTTCAGAGTTCAGATATTGAAAATTTACGCGCTTCTAGGTCTTTGGTACGGAAAATATTAGAAGGAAGTTTGCAGAAGTTGCAGGAAGAACCCACTAAACAGACCAGGTCTATCAGATGGGAGCTTGGAGCTTGTTGGGTGCAACATTTACAAAACCAGGCTTCAGGGAAAACCGAGTCTAAGAAACCAGAAGAAGCTAAGTCCGAGCCTGCTGTAAAGGGCCTTGGAAAGCAAGGTGGACTGCTGAAGGAGATAAAGAGAAAAACGGATGTCAGAAGCACCAAAACTGAATTGGGGAAGGAAGTCTCTATGAGTAACAACCCTGACATAAACAACAAATCAGATTACATTAGTCAGAAGGAATTGGAGAAACAAGATGAGGAGAAGGAAATGATGTGGAAAAAGCTGCTTCCTGAACCAGCATATTTGCGCCTTAAAGAATCAGAGACCGGTCTTCACCATAAG TTGCCCGATGAGCTGATTGAAATGGCTCATAAATACTATGCTGATACAGCTCTTCCAAAGCTG gtGGCAGATTTTGGTTCCCTTGAACTTTCACCGGTTGATGGAAGGACATTGACAGATTTTATGCATACCAGGGGTTTGCAGATGTGTTCCTTAGGGCGCGTG GTTGAACTTGCAGATAAGCTTCCTCATGTTCAATCACTCTGTATACATGAGATGGTTGTTCGAGCCTACAAGCACATATTGCAGGCTGTTGTAGCAGCAGTTGATAATGGTGCTGACTTGGCTGCATCAATAGCatcatgtttgaatttattgttAGGAACACCATCACCTGAAGACCCTGATGCGGATGTTACTAATGATGATAATATAAAAtggaagtgggtggaagcattCCTTTTGAAAAGGTTTTCTTGGCATTGGAAATATGAAAGCTCCCAGGATCTGAGAAAGTTTTCCATTCTTCGTGGGCTGTGCCATAAG GTTGGACTTGAGCTTGTTCCTAGGGACTATGATATGGACAGTACATCACCTTTTAGGAAATCAGATATCATTAGCATGGTCCCTGTCTATAAG CATGTTGCATGTTCATCTGCTGATGGGCGAACGTTGTTGGAATCATCCAAGACTTCCCTGGATAAAGGTAAATTGGAGGACGCTGTTAATTATGGCACTAAG gCACTCTCGAAACTTGTGTCTGTCTGCGGTCCTTATCATCGAATGACAGCTGGAGCATATAGTCTTCTGGCTGTGGTTCTCTACCATACAGGGGATTTTAATCAG GCAACCATTTATCAGCAAAAAGCATTGGATATTAATGAGAGAGAGCTCGGACTTGATCACCCTGATACCATGAAAAGCTATGGAGATCTTGCTGTTTTCTACTATCGGCTTCAGCATACAGAGTTGGCCTTGAA GTATGTCAATCGTGCTCTGTACCTCTTGCACTTGACATGTGGGCCTTCTCATCCGAATACTGCTGCGACGTATATCAATGTAGCAATGATGGAAGAAGGTTTGGGGAATGTCCATGTTGCCCTTAGGTATCTCCATGAGGCCTTGAAATGTAACCAAAGATTACTTGGGGCTGATCATATacag ACTGCTGCCAGTTATCATGCAATAGCAATTGCTCTCTCTTTGATGGAGGCATACTCCTTAAGTGTTCAGCATGAACAAACTACCCTACAGATACTGCAGGCCAAACTTGGATCTGAGGATCTACGAACACAG GATGCGGCTGCATGGCTCGAGTACTTTGAGTCCAAGGCTCTGGAGCAGCAAGAAGCTGCACGCCATGGTACCCCAAAACCAGATGCCTCAATCTCCAGCAAAGGTCATTTAAG TGTATCGGACCTTCTGGATTATATAACCCCAGATGCAGATATGAGAGCAAGAGATGCCCAAAGGAAAGCTCGTGCCAAG GTTAAAGGCAAACTGGACCAGAATGGGGAAACAGTATCAGATGAATATCAAAAGGATGAAATTTTGTCGCCTAGTCATCCCTCTGCAGAAAATGCAAGtgataaagaaaacaaatctGAATCTCAGTTTGCAGAACCTAGAGATGACAAACCTGATTCAAGTCTTTCTGATCAATTGatactaaataaaaatgatgatGTGGCACAAGATGACACATCTGATGAAGGATGGCAAGAAGCTGTTCCAAAAGGTCGCTCACCTACAGCTCGCAAGTCTAGTTCAAAGAGGCCAAGCCTAGCAAAACTAAATACAAACTTTATGAATTTACCCCCTTCATCAAGATACCGTGGAAAGTCCACTAATTTCGCATCCCCAAGGGCAACCCAAAATGAGCCTGTTGCTTCAAGTGGACCTGCTCCTCCTGTTATGAAAAAGTTTGTTAAGAGTGCAAGCTTCAGCCCTAAGTTAAATAATTCTAGCCCCTCAACGGCTGTTGCAGAGAAAATCGCTAACCCAAAGTCAGCCCCTGCTACCCCAGCTTCCACTAGTCAAGCTGCTAAGGCTGCTCATGTGGCAAGTTCAATCAGTGTTCAGGCAGCTGGAAAACTTTTCTCCTACAAAGAAGTTGCTTTGGCTCCACCTGGAACAATTGTGAAGGCAGTGGTGGAacagttgccaaaaggaaatgtTCCCAATGAACAAAATCCACAGGTTAGCCAGGAGGCAGCTGTGACAGAGGTCACTCGTGGTGAAGTGACAAAAGTAAAGGATGTGGAGGAAGAAACAGTTGAAAACCCCAAAGCAGAGAAACAACTCCAGGTTTCTAAGGAGGAATCAAAAAGCGCCatcaatgaagaagaaaagcaagaaacaaaagtCAAGGTCTCCGCGGCTACAAAACCCCTCAAGGTTGTAAAGAATGGTTCTCAAGATATGGTAGTGAAAGGTGATAAGGTAGAATTAAAGAGTGATGCTGTTAAAGACAATGAAGCAGAAACAGGAAATGTTGTAGTTCTTAAAGTTGAGAATCCTGATACCTCGGTAGATTCAAACACTAGTTCTTTGAGAAGTGAAGTGTTGGAAACAGTTGTGCAAGACGGTTGCCAAGCAACTTCCACTGATTCAGGATCTGCTTTAATTGAAAAGATTACTGTTTTGCCTGATAAATATGCTTCCATTTCTAAAGAAAAGGTGGCGGAGGGAGATGAAAATCAGCATGATTTATCTGATGGTGGCATAAGTGAAAAACAAGATGAAGCAGAAACTGGAAAGGAGACGGCCAAGAAACTATCTGCTGCTGCACCTCCATTTAATCCATCCACAATTCCTGTCTTTGGCTCAGTTCCTGTTCCAGGCTTTAAAGATCATGGAGGAATTCTGCCCCCACCAATTAATATTCCTCCAATAATTCCAGTCATTCCTGTCCGTAGATCACCCCATCAGTCAGCAACAGCGAGGGTTCCATATGGTCCACGGCTATCTGGTGGCTATAACAGATCCGGAAATCGGGTTCCACGTAATAAAGCTAGCTTCCACAATGGTGAAAATACTGGAGATGGGAATCAATTTAGCCCTCCTACAATGATGAACCCACATGCAGCTGAGTTTGTACCTGGCCATCCTTGGCTTCCCAATGGCTATCCTGTATCTCCAAATGGTTATTTGGCTTCTCCAAATGGTATTCCAGTTTCACCAAATGGTTTTCCCATATCCCCAAATGGTGTTCTGGTGTCACCAAATGGATATCCAGCATCACTGAATGGTGGTATTCCAGTGACTCAAAATGGGTTTCTAGCATCTCCAGTCAATTCTTTAGAGTCACCAACAGTTGCAAATGTTGACACCACtgttgaaaacaaaaatgaagctCCAGTGGAGGTCAGTACTGCTGAGTCCCCTACAGATGTTGCACATGAAAAGCAGCCGATTGAGCCGAAAGTGCAAGAAGATGAAGCTGCAGACAATGAGAATAGTCATCCTGAAATTGTAGAGAAAACTACAGATACAGTCCCAGTTGCTGGTGACACTGTTGTGGCAACAGAAACTTGCAGTGTTGCAGTGATTGAGGAAAAACAAACCAAATGTTGGGGAGATTACAGTGACAGTGAATCTGAGGTTGTTGAGGTCACGAGTTGA